A genomic window from Lotus japonicus ecotype B-129 chromosome 1, LjGifu_v1.2 includes:
- the LOC130731579 gene encoding heavy metal-associated isoprenylated plant protein 47-like — MKIIVVEVHMKDDKCRSKAMKIAAAFQGVQSVSLEGEGRDQVVVTGDRIDSVCLTSKLRKKFSYATLLSVGDAKDSNNEGGDVEGTEEKVTTSTENFYVPYSYANYPHPSYHVVYDPYPSSCSIM, encoded by the exons ATGAAG ATAATAGTTGTCGAGGTGCACATGAAAGATGACAAATGCAGAAGCAAAGCAATGAAAATTGCTGCAGCATTTCAAG GTGTGCAATCAGTGTCATTAGAAGGCGAAGGCAGAGATCAAGTGGTTGTGACCGGAGATAGAATCGATTCTGTTTGCTTGACAAGTAAATTGAGGAAAAAGTTCAGCTATGCAACCCTTTTAAGTGTTGGAGATGCCAAGGATTCCAACAATGAGGGTGGGGATGTCGAAGGGACAGAGGAAAAAGTAACAACTTCAACAGAAAACTTTTATGTACCTTATTCTTATGCGAACTATCCCCACCCCTCGTACCACGTCGTTTATGATCCATACCCATCTAGTTGTTCCATCATGTAG